A stretch of Panthera tigris isolate Pti1 chromosome E2, P.tigris_Pti1_mat1.1, whole genome shotgun sequence DNA encodes these proteins:
- the B3GNT8 gene encoding UDP-GlcNAc:betaGal beta-1,3-N-acetylglucosaminyltransferase 8, with protein MRCPKCLLCLSALLTLLGLKVYIEWTSESWLSKAYRGPQGTPMGPTPASPEPTLPANLSARLGQTSPLLSAYWNQQQWRLGSLPSGDSAEAGGCRAWGAAAAAEIPDFASYPKNLRRFLLSAACRNFPQWLPRSGGGQVADCSGTDVPYLLLAIKSEPGRFAERQAVRETWGSPVPGVRLLFLLGSPEGERGPDLSSLVAWESRRYSDLLLWDFLDVPFNRTLKDLLLLAWLDRHCPGVSFVLQAQDDAFVHTRALLDHLRALPPRWARSLYLGEVFTQARPLRKPRGPFYVPRSFFKGEYPAYASGGGYVIAGRLAPWLLRAAARVAPFPFDDVYTGLCFRALGLAPRDHKGFLTAWPADRTAEACALRDLLLVRPLSPQGSIRLWKQLQEPQLQC; from the coding sequence ATGCGCTGCCCCAAGTGCCTTCTCTGCCTGTCAGCGCTGCTCACGCTCCTGGGCCTCAAGGTGTACATCGAGTGGACATCTGAGTCTTGGCTAAGCAAGGCCTACCGGGGACCCCAGGGCACCCCAATGGGCCCCACACCAGCCAGCCCCGAGCCCACCCTGCCGGCTAACCTCTCTGCCCGTCTGGGCCAGACCAGCCCGCTGCTCTCTGCATACTGGAACCAGCAGCAGTGGCGCCTGGGGTCCCTGCCCAGTGGGGACAGCGCTGAGGCAGGGGGCTGCCGGGCTTGGGGGGCTGCCGCTGCTGCAGAGATCCCAGACTTCGCCTCCTACCCCAAGAACCTCCGCCGCTTCTTGCTGTCGGCGGCCTGCCGGaatttcccacagtggctgcctAGAAGTGGTGGCGGCCAAGTGGCCGACTGCTCAGGTACGGACGTCCCCTACCTTCTGTTGGCCATCAAGTCGGAACCAGGGCGCTTTGCAGAGCGACAGGCCGTGAGGGAGACGTGGGGCAGTCCGGTTCCTGGGGTCCGGCTGCTCTTCCTGCTCGGGTCACCAGAGGGTGAGAGGGGGCCTGACCTAAGCTCCCTGGTGGCCTGGGAGAGTCGCCGCTACAGTGACCTGCTACTCTGGGACTTCCTCGACGTCCCCTTCAATCGGACGCTCAAAGATTTGCTGCTGCTGGCCTGGCTGGACCGACACTGCCCGGGCGTGAGCTTCGTCCTGCAGGCTCAGGATGACGCCTTCGTGCACACACGGGCCCTTCTGGACCACCTGCGGGCCCTGCCCCCTAGATGGGCCCGAAGCCTCTACCTGGGTGAGGTCTTTACCCAGGCCAGACCCCTGCGGAAGCCCAGAGGCCCCTTCTACGTGCCTAGATCCTTCTTTAAAGGTGAATACCCGGCCTATGCCAGTGGCGGTGGCTATGTCATTGCCGGGCGCCTGGCACCCTGGCTGCTGCGGGCAGCGGCCCGTGTGGCCCCCTTCCCCTTCGACGATGTCTACACCGGCCTGTGCTTCCGGGCCCTGGGCCTGGCACCAAGGGACCACAAAGGCTTCCTCACAGCCTGGCCAGCAGACCGCACTGCTGAAGCCTGTGCTCTCCGGGACCTGCTGCTGGTGCGGCCCCTCAGCCCCCAGGGTAGCATTCGGctctggaaacagctgcaggaGCCTCAGCTCCAGTGCTGA